The Corvus hawaiiensis isolate bCorHaw1 chromosome 2, bCorHaw1.pri.cur, whole genome shotgun sequence genome includes a window with the following:
- the LOC125336232 gene encoding regucalcin-like isoform X2 — protein MSSSIKIESVVKEKNRMGECPVWEERENALVYVDINSQKVCRWSPVTNEVQSVSVDARVGSVALRQCGGYVIALGTRFAFLDWDTQAVTTILELEQDKPNNRFNDGKVDPKGRFFAGTMAEETAPGVRARRQGALYTLFPDHSVIKQLDQLDISNGLDWSLDHRTFFHIDSLSYAVHAFSYDVHTGKIACPKLLYHLEKEEQMPDGMCIDAEGKLWVACIDGGRVIRIDPETGKRIQTVRLPTPRITSCCFGGKDYSEMYVTSAYDGLDEATLAKEPHAGEIFKITGLGVKGIPQNLYAA, from the exons ATGTCTTCCTCCATCAAAATCGAGTCTGTTGTGAAGGAGAAGAACCGGATGGGAGAGTGCCCAGTCTGGGAAGAAAGGGAGAATGCACTTGTCTATGTAGACATCAACTCGCAGAAAGTTTGCCGCTGGAGCCCAGTCACCAATGAGGTGCAGAGTGTGTCTGTGG ATGCCCGTGTCGGCTCAGTGGCACTGCGGCAGTGTGGGGGCTATGTCATCGCCCTGGGGACCAGGTTTGCCTTCCTGGACTGGGACACCCAGGCAGTCACCACCATCCTCGAGCTCGAGCAAGATAAACCCAACAACAGGTTCAATGATGGGAAAGTGGATCCAAAGGGGAGGTTTTTTGCTG GTACGATGGCTGAAGAGACGGCACCAGGGGTCCGAGCGAGGCGGCAAGGAGCTCTTTATACCCTCTTCCCTGACCATTCAGTAATAAAACAGTTAGACCAGTTGGACATCTCCAATGGTCTGGACTGGTCCCTGGACCACAGGACCTTCTTTCACATCGACAGCCTGTCATATGCTGTCCATGCCTTCAGCTATGACGTGCACACTGGAAAGATCG CCTGCCCCAAACTTTTGTACcatctggaaaaggaggagcaaATGCCAGACGGGATGTGCATAGATGCGGAAGGGAAGCTCTGGGTGGCCTGTATTGATGGCGGCAGAGTCATTCGCATAGACCCAGAGACAG gaaaaagaATCCAAACTGTGAGGCTGCCTACTCCGAGGATCACCTCTTGCTGCTTCGGTGGAAAAGACTACTCAGAAATGTATGTGACTTCTGCATATGATGGACTGGACGAGGCCACCTTAGCCAAGGAACCTCACGCAGGAGAGATTTTCAAG ataacAGGCCTGGGTGTGAAAGGGATCCCACAGAATCTCTATGCTGCTTGA
- the LOC125336232 gene encoding regucalcin-like isoform X1: MFLTVAENSSQFHRTSAGKESPTQVLQYFPQQIMSSSIKIESVVKEKNRMGECPVWEERENALVYVDINSQKVCRWSPVTNEVQSVSVDARVGSVALRQCGGYVIALGTRFAFLDWDTQAVTTILELEQDKPNNRFNDGKVDPKGRFFAGTMAEETAPGVRARRQGALYTLFPDHSVIKQLDQLDISNGLDWSLDHRTFFHIDSLSYAVHAFSYDVHTGKIACPKLLYHLEKEEQMPDGMCIDAEGKLWVACIDGGRVIRIDPETGKRIQTVRLPTPRITSCCFGGKDYSEMYVTSAYDGLDEATLAKEPHAGEIFKITGLGVKGIPQNLYAA, translated from the exons ATGTTTTTAACCGTCGCTGAAAACAGCAGCCAGTTTCATAGGACCAGTGCTGGAAAAGAGTCACCAACCCAGGTCTTGCAATATTTTCCTCAGCAG ATCATGTCTTCCTCCATCAAAATCGAGTCTGTTGTGAAGGAGAAGAACCGGATGGGAGAGTGCCCAGTCTGGGAAGAAAGGGAGAATGCACTTGTCTATGTAGACATCAACTCGCAGAAAGTTTGCCGCTGGAGCCCAGTCACCAATGAGGTGCAGAGTGTGTCTGTGG ATGCCCGTGTCGGCTCAGTGGCACTGCGGCAGTGTGGGGGCTATGTCATCGCCCTGGGGACCAGGTTTGCCTTCCTGGACTGGGACACCCAGGCAGTCACCACCATCCTCGAGCTCGAGCAAGATAAACCCAACAACAGGTTCAATGATGGGAAAGTGGATCCAAAGGGGAGGTTTTTTGCTG GTACGATGGCTGAAGAGACGGCACCAGGGGTCCGAGCGAGGCGGCAAGGAGCTCTTTATACCCTCTTCCCTGACCATTCAGTAATAAAACAGTTAGACCAGTTGGACATCTCCAATGGTCTGGACTGGTCCCTGGACCACAGGACCTTCTTTCACATCGACAGCCTGTCATATGCTGTCCATGCCTTCAGCTATGACGTGCACACTGGAAAGATCG CCTGCCCCAAACTTTTGTACcatctggaaaaggaggagcaaATGCCAGACGGGATGTGCATAGATGCGGAAGGGAAGCTCTGGGTGGCCTGTATTGATGGCGGCAGAGTCATTCGCATAGACCCAGAGACAG gaaaaagaATCCAAACTGTGAGGCTGCCTACTCCGAGGATCACCTCTTGCTGCTTCGGTGGAAAAGACTACTCAGAAATGTATGTGACTTCTGCATATGATGGACTGGACGAGGCCACCTTAGCCAAGGAACCTCACGCAGGAGAGATTTTCAAG ataacAGGCCTGGGTGTGAAAGGGATCCCACAGAATCTCTATGCTGCTTGA
- the LOC125336242 gene encoding regucalcin, whose amino-acid sequence MSSVRIECVAKEGCRIAESPVWDEKEGALLYVDITGRKVCRWSPVTRQVQAIPVDAPVSSVALRKSGDYVITLGTRFAALKWKEELVTTITQVDKDKANTRFNDGKVDPAGRYFAGTMAEEIRPAVLERHQGSLYTLFPDLSVVRHFDQVDISNGLDWSLDHKTFFYIDSLSYSVDAFDYDLQTGKIGNRRSIYKLEKEESIPDGMSIDTEGKLWVACYDGGRVIRLDPETGKRLQTVKLPVDKTTSCCFGGNDYSEMYVTTATDGMDKEWLSRQPQAGGIFKITGLGVKGVPPYPFAG is encoded by the exons ATGTCGTCCGTCAGGATCGAGTGCGTGGCCAAGGAGGGCTGCAGGATCGCGGAGTCGCCCGTGTGGGACGAGAAGGAGGGCGCGCTCCTGTACGTGGACATCACGGGTAGGAAGGTGTGCCGCTGGAGCCCGGTCACCAGGCAGGTGCAGGCCATTCCTGTGG ATGCTCCTGTGAGCTCCGTGGCTCTCCGGAAGTCTGGGGATTATGTCATCACCCTAGGAACCAGGTTTGCTGCTTTGAAATGGAAAGAGGAGCTGGTAACCACCATCACTCAAGTGGACAAGGATAAAGCAAACACTCGATTCAATGATGGGAAGGTGGATCCTGCAGGGAGGTATTTCGCAG GTACAATGGCAGAGGAGATTCGTCCCGCTGTGCTGGAGAGACACCAAGGCTCTCTGTACACACTCTTCCCTGACCTCTCAGTGGTGAGGCACTTTGACCAGGTGGACATTTCTAATGGGCTGGACTGGTCGCTGGATCACAAAACCTTCTTCTACATTGACAGCTTGTCCTACTCGGTGGATGCTTTTGATTATGACCTCCAAACTGGAAAAATTG GCAACCGTAGGAGTATATACAAACTGGAAAAAGAGGAGAGCATTCCTGATGGGATGAGCATtgacacagaaggaaaactCTGGGTAGCTTGTTATGATGGTGGGAGAGTGATTCGCCTTGACCCTGAGACAG gaaaaagaCTCCAGACTGTGAAACTTCCAGTTGACAAAACAACTTCCTGCTGTTTTGGAGGAAACGATTATTCAGAAATGTATGTGACTACTGCCACTGATGGGATGGATAAAGAGTGGCTTTCACGGCAACCACAGGCTGGTGGGATTTTCAAG ATAACAGGACTGGGGGTGAAAGGAGTTCCACCATATCCATTTGCAGGTTAA